One window of Salegentibacter sp. Hel_I_6 genomic DNA carries:
- the fabG gene encoding 3-oxoacyl-[acyl-carrier-protein] reductase has product MKLLEGKNAIITGGSRGIGKGIAKVFAEHGANVAFTYNSSAKSANALADELSKLGVKAKAYQSNAASFKEAEQLIKDVAEDFGSIDILINNAGITKDNLLMRMSEEDFDKVIEVNLKSIFNMTKAVQRTMLKQRKGSIINMSSVVGVTGNAGQANYAASKSGIIGFSKSMAQELGSRNIRTNVIAPGFIETEMTEKLDEKVVDGWRQAIPLKRGGAPEDIANACVFLGSDLSSYITGQVLHVDGGMHT; this is encoded by the coding sequence ATGAAATTATTAGAAGGAAAGAATGCCATAATAACCGGTGGTAGCCGGGGAATAGGAAAAGGAATAGCTAAAGTCTTTGCAGAACACGGTGCCAATGTAGCTTTTACCTATAATTCTTCGGCCAAATCAGCCAACGCATTAGCCGACGAATTGAGCAAACTTGGAGTAAAAGCGAAAGCTTATCAATCTAATGCTGCCAGTTTTAAGGAAGCAGAACAGCTTATTAAAGACGTGGCAGAAGATTTTGGAAGTATAGATATTTTAATAAATAACGCCGGTATCACAAAAGATAATTTGCTGATGCGAATGAGCGAAGAAGATTTTGATAAGGTGATTGAAGTAAACCTTAAGTCAATTTTTAATATGACCAAAGCGGTACAACGTACTATGTTGAAACAACGCAAAGGTAGTATCATTAATATGAGTTCTGTAGTTGGAGTAACCGGAAACGCGGGCCAGGCAAATTACGCGGCTTCTAAATCTGGTATTATAGGTTTTTCTAAATCTATGGCGCAGGAATTGGGTTCTAGAAATATTAGAACAAACGTGATCGCTCCCGGTTTCATAGAAACCGAAATGACTGAAAAACTAGACGAGAAAGTTGTGGATGGCTGGAGACAGGCAATTCCTCTGAAACGTGGTGGAGCTCCAGAAGATATAGCCAACGCTTGCGTTTTCCTTGGAAGTGACCTTAGTTCTTATATCACTGGACAAGTACTTCACGTTGACGGCGGAATGCATACCTAG
- a CDS encoding prohibitin family protein, which produces MERLPKLGIPILIGIVILIIFVAKSTVTIGSGEAGVLYKTFGGGVVTDGPPLNEGFHLVAPWNRVFIYEVRQQSLEEKMQVLSSNGLQIDIDASTWFQPSYENLGSLHREKGEEYIRRLLQPAVRSAARSVVGRYNPEQLYASKREAIQKEILEETQILLKDQYVQVNEVLVRDVSLPPNIKDAIERKLRQEQESLEYEFRLTKATQEAERQRIDAEGKARANEILNASLTPNILKEKGIQATLELSKSSNAKTVVIGSGEGGLPLILGGSN; this is translated from the coding sequence ATGGAAAGATTACCCAAGCTCGGAATACCTATTCTAATAGGAATCGTAATTTTAATAATTTTTGTCGCTAAATCTACGGTTACTATTGGTTCTGGTGAAGCCGGGGTTTTATATAAAACTTTTGGCGGGGGTGTGGTTACAGATGGACCACCTTTAAATGAAGGTTTTCATCTGGTAGCTCCCTGGAATAGAGTGTTTATTTATGAAGTTAGACAACAATCCCTGGAGGAAAAAATGCAGGTTTTGAGCTCTAACGGACTTCAAATTGATATTGATGCTTCAACCTGGTTCCAACCTTCTTATGAAAATCTTGGAAGTTTACACCGTGAAAAAGGAGAAGAATATATTAGGCGTTTGCTGCAACCCGCAGTAAGGTCGGCTGCAAGATCGGTTGTTGGAAGATATAATCCAGAGCAATTGTATGCCAGTAAAAGAGAAGCAATTCAAAAAGAAATTTTAGAAGAAACTCAAATTTTACTTAAAGATCAATATGTTCAGGTGAATGAGGTTCTGGTAAGAGATGTTTCTCTTCCTCCAAACATAAAAGATGCAATTGAACGTAAGTTACGCCAGGAACAGGAATCTTTGGAGTATGAATTTAGGTTGACTAAAGCTACTCAGGAAGCAGAACGTCAGCGTATTGATGCCGAAGGTAAGGCTCGTGCAAACGAAATCTTAAACGCTTCCTTAACTCCTAACATTTTAAAGGAAAAAGGAATTCAGGCTACCCTGGAACTTTCAAAATCGAGCAATGCTAAAACAGTGGTTATAGGCTCTGGTGAAGGAGGATTACCCTTAATTTTAGGCGGATCAAATTAA
- a CDS encoding serine hydrolase — protein MKSIFLNITRLSIFIGSLAISAQTPSVNNSGTLQSAAPAEVGMSSERIQKIEEMLQSAIEEKQIPGAVVLIARDGKIVFHEAYGEANASGKKLAKDAIFRLASQTKAITATAVMMLWEEGKFRLDDPISKYIPEFKDPKILKNFNEADSSFTSTPAENEITIRHLLTHTSGLGYGAIDSDERIKKIYAKAGITELFTEEKVSIGENVKKLAALPLHHEPGEKFTYSLGLDVLGYFIEVISGQGFDEFLKERIFDPLQMDDTRFYQSSSKKDRLVAIQHKKDGEWENFPNTFYNTNYPLTENGTFFSGGAGLSGTAEDYASFLQMYLNEGEYNGTRLLSRKTVDIIMGNQTGEKFNFPNQYYGLAFGVVSEKGEIAGGQGSAGTFDWGGYFNTQYFADSEEQIIGILLKQTQGNTGDETAWKFRQVLFSAIDD, from the coding sequence ATGAAATCTATTTTCTTAAATATAACAAGGCTTTCTATTTTTATAGGAAGCCTTGCTATTTCAGCCCAGACGCCTTCCGTTAATAATTCCGGAACACTCCAATCGGCTGCTCCTGCTGAAGTAGGGATGTCTTCAGAAAGAATTCAGAAGATTGAAGAAATGCTCCAATCGGCTATTGAAGAAAAACAAATACCAGGAGCGGTTGTTTTAATAGCCCGAGATGGGAAAATTGTTTTTCACGAAGCTTACGGCGAAGCAAATGCCTCAGGAAAAAAACTTGCAAAAGATGCTATTTTTAGGTTAGCCTCTCAAACAAAAGCTATTACGGCTACAGCGGTAATGATGCTTTGGGAAGAAGGAAAATTCCGTTTAGACGATCCTATTTCAAAATATATCCCTGAATTTAAAGATCCCAAAATTTTAAAGAATTTTAATGAAGCTGACAGCAGTTTTACTTCTACGCCAGCTGAAAATGAAATAACTATTCGGCATTTGCTAACACATACTTCCGGACTTGGTTATGGAGCGATAGACAGTGACGAACGTATTAAAAAGATTTACGCCAAAGCCGGGATTACTGAATTGTTCACTGAAGAAAAAGTTAGCATTGGAGAAAATGTTAAAAAATTGGCCGCATTACCCTTACATCATGAACCTGGAGAAAAATTCACTTATAGTTTAGGTTTAGATGTACTGGGTTATTTTATAGAAGTAATTTCAGGACAGGGTTTTGATGAATTTCTGAAAGAAAGAATTTTCGATCCTCTGCAAATGGATGATACCAGGTTCTATCAATCTTCATCTAAAAAGGATCGCTTAGTGGCTATTCAACACAAAAAGGATGGAGAATGGGAAAATTTTCCGAATACATTTTACAATACCAATTATCCGCTAACAGAAAATGGCACTTTCTTTTCTGGTGGTGCGGGACTTTCTGGTACGGCAGAAGATTATGCTAGTTTCCTTCAAATGTATTTAAATGAAGGAGAATATAATGGAACTCGTTTATTAAGTCGAAAAACGGTAGATATTATAATGGGAAATCAAACTGGAGAAAAATTTAATTTTCCAAATCAGTATTATGGTCTTGCTTTTGGCGTTGTTAGCGAAAAAGGAGAAATTGCAGGAGGGCAGGGAAGTGCCGGTACTTTTGATTGGGGTGGTTATTTTAATACCCAGTATTTTGCCGATTCCGAAGAGCAAATAATCGGTATTTTGTTGAAGCAAACACAAGGAAATACCGGTGATGAAACAGCCTGGAAATTCAGGCAAGTGCTTTTTAGTGCCATAGATGATTAG
- the hisG gene encoding ATP phosphoribosyltransferase encodes MSQEKLRIAIQKSGRLNEDSLKILKDAGISIDNGKEQLKASSRNFPLEVMYLRNGDIPQYLRDGVVDVAIIGENVLIEKGKDIIQGEKLGFSKCRVSLAVPKSMKYNGINDLDGKKIATSYPNTVNEFLEKKGITAELHIINGSVEIAPNIGLADGICDIVSSGSTLFKNGLKEVEVMLKSEAVLAISPKISEARQQILEKLQFRLKSVLNARTSKYILLNAPNENLENIIKLLPGMRSPTVLPLAEEGWSSIHTVINEERFWEVIDELKQNGAEGILVAPIEKMVL; translated from the coding sequence ATGAGCCAGGAAAAATTAAGAATTGCTATTCAAAAATCAGGTAGATTAAACGAAGATTCGCTTAAAATATTAAAGGATGCAGGCATTTCAATAGATAATGGAAAGGAACAACTCAAAGCTTCGTCCCGTAACTTTCCTTTAGAAGTAATGTATCTTAGAAACGGCGATATCCCGCAGTATTTAAGAGATGGCGTAGTAGATGTAGCCATTATTGGGGAGAATGTTTTAATTGAAAAAGGTAAAGATATTATCCAGGGTGAAAAGCTTGGCTTTTCCAAATGTCGTGTTTCTCTTGCTGTACCAAAATCGATGAAATATAATGGTATTAATGACTTGGATGGAAAAAAGATAGCCACTTCATACCCAAATACCGTAAATGAATTTTTGGAAAAGAAAGGAATTACAGCCGAATTGCATATTATTAATGGTTCAGTAGAAATAGCTCCAAATATTGGGCTTGCAGATGGTATTTGTGATATTGTTTCCAGCGGAAGCACGCTTTTCAAAAACGGATTAAAAGAGGTAGAAGTAATGCTGAAGAGTGAAGCTGTGCTCGCTATCTCACCTAAAATTTCTGAAGCTCGTCAACAGATCTTAGAGAAATTGCAATTCAGGTTGAAATCGGTTTTAAATGCGCGTACTTCTAAATATATACTTTTAAATGCGCCCAATGAGAATTTAGAGAACATTATCAAATTATTACCAGGAATGCGTAGTCCAACTGTTTTGCCGCTTGCTGAAGAAGGTTGGAGTTCTATACATACCGTAATTAACGAAGAGCGTTTCTGGGAAGTTATAGATGAATTAAAACAAAATGGTGCCGAAGGTATTTTAGTAGCGCCAATCGAAAAAATGGTACTTTAA
- the hisD gene encoding histidinol dehydrogenase, which translates to MKKFFNPTKAQWPEILKRPTQTVEDIEETVNQVFAEVKSKGDAAVSKYTELFDGINLTNTQVTEKEVNTASHEVSKELKEAIKLAKSNIEKFHIAQKTDRIEIETTNGVNCWQEKRAIQKVGLYIPGGSAPLFSTILMLAAPANIAGCKEIVLCTPPDKNGNVHPAILYTAELCGVTKIYKVGGIQAIAAMTFGTESIPKVYKIFGPGNQFVTVAKQLATRHNVAIDMPAGPSELLVFADDSSNAAFVASDLLSQAEHGADSQVILVSTSKDLIEKVEKEVESQLEVLPRKSIAEKAIAHSRLIYVERKEDALELIDEYGPEHFIICAADEAFFTEGIQNAGSVFIGNYTPESAGDYASGTNHTLPTNGYAKQYSGVNLDSFMKSMTFQKISEEGIKEIGPAIELMAEAEGLEAHKNAVTLRLKELK; encoded by the coding sequence ATGAAAAAGTTTTTTAATCCTACTAAAGCCCAATGGCCTGAAATTTTAAAAAGGCCCACCCAAACGGTTGAAGATATTGAAGAAACGGTGAACCAGGTTTTTGCTGAAGTAAAATCCAAAGGTGACGCCGCGGTTTCTAAATATACCGAACTTTTTGATGGTATAAACCTCACAAATACTCAGGTTACAGAAAAAGAAGTAAACACCGCTTCACATGAGGTTTCTAAGGAATTGAAAGAAGCCATAAAATTGGCAAAAAGTAATATTGAAAAATTTCACATCGCTCAGAAAACCGATAGGATTGAAATCGAAACTACTAATGGCGTAAACTGTTGGCAGGAAAAAAGGGCGATTCAAAAAGTTGGGTTGTATATTCCCGGCGGTAGCGCTCCTTTATTTTCTACTATTTTAATGTTAGCCGCACCCGCAAATATTGCGGGTTGTAAGGAAATTGTGCTTTGTACTCCACCAGATAAGAACGGAAATGTGCACCCAGCCATTTTATACACCGCCGAACTATGTGGAGTTACCAAAATATACAAAGTTGGCGGAATCCAGGCAATTGCGGCTATGACCTTTGGGACAGAAAGTATTCCTAAAGTTTATAAGATCTTTGGACCCGGAAATCAATTTGTTACGGTAGCCAAACAACTGGCAACTCGCCATAATGTAGCTATAGATATGCCTGCCGGTCCTTCTGAACTACTTGTTTTTGCCGATGATTCTTCTAATGCTGCTTTTGTGGCTTCAGATCTTCTAAGCCAGGCAGAGCACGGCGCAGATAGTCAGGTAATTTTGGTTTCTACTTCTAAAGATTTAATTGAAAAGGTGGAGAAAGAGGTAGAAAGTCAGTTGGAGGTTTTACCCAGAAAAAGTATTGCTGAAAAGGCTATAGCCCACTCGAGGCTAATTTATGTTGAAAGGAAAGAAGATGCGCTGGAGTTAATTGACGAATATGGGCCAGAGCACTTTATTATTTGTGCCGCTGATGAGGCCTTTTTTACTGAAGGAATTCAAAATGCAGGTTCGGTTTTTATAGGAAACTATACCCCGGAAAGTGCGGGAGATTATGCTTCTGGCACAAACCATACTTTGCCAACGAATGGCTACGCTAAGCAATACAGCGGTGTAAATCTTGATAGTTTTATGAAGAGTATGACTTTTCAAAAAATATCAGAAGAGGGAATTAAGGAAATTGGGCCCGCCATAGAATTAATGGCAGAAGCGGAAGGTTTGGAAGCGCATAAAAATGCGGTGACATTGCGATTAAAGGAATTAAAATAA
- the hisC gene encoding histidinol-phosphate transaminase — MKEFNINNLVRPNVACLKPYSSARDEYQSTGSEMVFLDANENPFQTDVNRYPDPQQRSLKAELAKIKNVSAEHILLGNGSDEVLDLLFRAFCEPSKENIITLPPTYGMYKVLANINNIENREVLLNLDFEPNVEEILNSVDQNTKMIFLCSPNNPTGNSFSEEKIIHILENFKGLVIIDEAYIDFSAGKSWLNKLEQHPNLVITQTLSKAFGMAGIRLGICYGSIEIIEILNKIKPPYNVNELTQSRALDRLLNMENVDSEIFDLLKERNHLSEALVEVNFIEKIYPSDANFILVKVDDANKRYDQLIEKGIVIRNRTTQPLCKNTLRFTVGTGEENEKLLEALKDID, encoded by the coding sequence ATGAAAGAATTCAATATAAATAACCTGGTAAGGCCAAACGTGGCCTGTTTAAAACCTTATTCTTCGGCCCGGGACGAATACCAGTCTACGGGATCAGAAATGGTTTTTCTGGATGCTAATGAAAATCCATTTCAAACCGATGTTAACCGTTATCCAGATCCGCAACAACGAAGCTTAAAGGCTGAGTTGGCAAAAATCAAAAATGTTTCGGCGGAACATATTTTATTGGGGAATGGGAGCGATGAAGTGCTGGATCTATTGTTTAGAGCATTTTGTGAACCAAGTAAGGAAAATATAATCACCTTGCCGCCTACTTATGGAATGTATAAGGTGTTGGCTAATATTAATAATATTGAGAACAGGGAAGTTTTGCTTAATTTAGATTTCGAACCTAATGTTGAAGAAATTCTGAATTCGGTAGATCAAAACACAAAAATGATCTTTTTGTGTTCGCCGAATAATCCTACCGGAAACTCATTTTCAGAAGAAAAGATCATCCATATTCTTGAAAACTTTAAAGGATTAGTAATTATTGATGAAGCCTATATTGATTTTTCGGCTGGAAAAAGCTGGCTAAATAAATTGGAGCAACATCCAAATTTGGTAATCACCCAAACGCTTTCAAAAGCATTTGGAATGGCGGGTATTAGATTGGGGATTTGCTATGGTTCCATAGAAATTATTGAGATTTTAAATAAAATAAAACCTCCTTATAATGTAAACGAATTAACTCAGTCAAGAGCTTTAGATCGGTTGCTGAATATGGAAAATGTTGATTCGGAAATATTTGATCTACTGAAAGAAAGGAATCATTTAAGTGAAGCTTTGGTTGAAGTAAATTTTATAGAAAAAATATATCCTTCTGATGCTAATTTTATATTGGTCAAAGTAGATGACGCTAATAAACGTTATGACCAACTAATAGAAAAAGGTATAGTAATTAGAAACCGAACAACACAACCGCTTTGTAAAAATACCTTGCGATTTACGGTTGGGACTGGAGAGGAGAATGAGAAATTACTAGAGGCATTGAAAGATATAGATTAA
- the hisB gene encoding bifunctional histidinol-phosphatase/imidazoleglycerol-phosphate dehydratase HisB, whose amino-acid sequence MKKVLFIDRDGTLIHEPEDYQVDRIEKLEFYPEALYYLKKIAAELNFELVMVTNQDGLGTEAYPEKDFWPIQNFILQTFKNEGVEFKEVLMDRTFAKDNSPTRKPNTGLLEEKYLNNEKNYDLKNSFMVGDRLTDIEFAYNFGGKGIFIDTHEDLATDEIKNDQEKVRETIALKTDSWKEIYEFLKLDDRTAEISRKTNETDIFIKLNLDGTGKSDITTGIAFFDHMLDQIARHGQMDLSVKVKGDLEVDEHHTIEDTAIALGEVFSKALGNKLGIERYGFCLPMDDCLAQVAIDFGGRNWIVWETEFKREMVGKMPTEMFYHFFKSFTDGAKANLNVKAEGQNEHHKIEAIFKAFAKAIKVAVKRDAEKMILPSTKGML is encoded by the coding sequence ATGAAAAAAGTATTATTTATAGATCGTGATGGGACTTTGATTCACGAACCGGAAGATTACCAGGTAGACCGTATTGAAAAGCTGGAATTTTATCCGGAAGCTTTATATTATTTAAAGAAAATTGCCGCAGAACTGAATTTTGAGTTGGTAATGGTAACAAACCAGGATGGTCTGGGAACTGAGGCATATCCTGAGAAAGACTTTTGGCCTATTCAAAATTTTATTCTTCAAACCTTTAAAAATGAAGGAGTGGAATTTAAAGAGGTTTTAATGGACCGTACTTTCGCAAAAGATAATTCTCCAACCCGAAAACCTAACACCGGACTTTTAGAGGAGAAATATCTAAATAACGAGAAAAACTACGATCTGAAAAATTCTTTTATGGTCGGCGACCGACTTACAGATATTGAATTCGCTTATAATTTTGGTGGGAAAGGTATTTTTATAGATACTCACGAAGATCTCGCCACTGACGAAATTAAAAACGATCAGGAAAAGGTTAGGGAAACTATCGCTTTAAAAACCGATAGTTGGAAAGAGATCTATGAATTCTTAAAGCTTGACGATAGAACCGCTGAGATTTCAAGAAAAACCAATGAAACCGATATATTTATTAAACTAAATTTAGACGGTACCGGAAAATCTGATATCACTACCGGAATTGCATTTTTTGACCATATGCTAGATCAGATTGCACGTCACGGCCAAATGGACCTTTCTGTGAAAGTTAAAGGAGATCTGGAAGTTGATGAGCACCATACCATAGAAGATACGGCAATTGCGCTTGGAGAGGTTTTTAGCAAAGCTTTGGGGAATAAACTTGGAATAGAACGATACGGTTTTTGCCTGCCCATGGACGATTGTTTGGCCCAGGTGGCTATAGATTTTGGTGGCAGAAACTGGATAGTTTGGGAAACCGAATTTAAACGTGAGATGGTTGGAAAAATGCCTACAGAAATGTTTTATCATTTCTTTAAATCCTTTACCGATGGAGCTAAAGCCAACCTCAATGTAAAAGCTGAAGGTCAAAACGAACATCATAAAATTGAAGCGATATTTAAAGCTTTTGCCAAAGCGATTAAAGTAGCGGTAAAACGCGATGCTGAAAAAATGATACTTCCATCAACTAAAGGAATGTTATAA
- the hisH gene encoding imidazole glycerol phosphate synthase subunit HisH — MKIVIIDYGAGNIQSIKFAIKRLGYEAILSSDAEEIKSADKVIFPGVGEASSAMKMLKSTGLDKVIPTLKQPVLGICLGMQLMCTYCEEGDTDGLGIFHADVVKFENQLKVPQIGWNKIYDLSSDLFTGILEGEFVYLVHSFYVKECAETIASTEYGVEYTSAIQKDNFYGVQFHPEKSSDAGEKILENFLKVTKSNTVK; from the coding sequence TTGAAGATTGTAATAATAGACTACGGAGCAGGTAATATTCAAAGTATCAAATTTGCAATAAAGCGACTTGGATATGAGGCTATTTTAAGCAGTGATGCCGAAGAAATAAAGTCAGCAGATAAAGTAATTTTCCCAGGAGTAGGAGAGGCCAGTAGTGCAATGAAAATGCTAAAGTCTACCGGTTTAGATAAAGTGATTCCTACACTAAAACAGCCGGTTTTAGGAATTTGCCTGGGAATGCAGTTAATGTGTACTTATTGCGAGGAAGGAGATACAGACGGACTTGGAATTTTTCATGCTGATGTGGTGAAATTCGAAAATCAATTAAAAGTTCCGCAAATTGGGTGGAATAAAATTTATGATTTAAGTTCAGACTTGTTTACTGGAATTTTGGAAGGAGAATTCGTGTATTTAGTACATAGTTTTTATGTAAAGGAATGCGCAGAAACCATAGCATCAACTGAATATGGAGTGGAATATACTTCGGCAATTCAGAAGGATAATTTTTACGGTGTACAATTTCATCCTGAGAAAAGTAGTGACGCGGGAGAGAAAATTCTGGAGAATTTTTTGAAAGTCACAAAATCCAATACGGTAAAGTAG
- the hisA gene encoding 1-(5-phosphoribosyl)-5-[(5-phosphoribosylamino)methylideneamino]imidazole-4-carboxamide isomerase has protein sequence MRIIPAIDIIEGKCVRLSKGDYNTKKIYNENPLEVAKNFEAHGIQYLHLVDLDGAKSKNIVNHKILEEIASKTSLKVDFGGGLKTDKDLQIAFECGAHQITGGSIAVKDPDIFKSWIQKFGSDKIMLGADANNEKIAVSGWQEESNKELIPFIQEYQQEGINYVICTDISKDGMLEGPSFELYRRILEETSSEDKKLKLIASGGISTFSELPELAELGCEGTIIGKAIYEGRIQMKELEGFILEN, from the coding sequence ATGAGAATAATTCCCGCTATAGATATAATTGAAGGTAAATGTGTTCGCCTTTCTAAAGGTGATTACAATACCAAGAAAATTTATAATGAAAATCCGCTAGAAGTAGCTAAGAATTTTGAGGCGCACGGTATTCAGTATTTGCATTTGGTAGATTTGGATGGTGCCAAATCAAAGAATATCGTAAACCATAAAATCCTGGAAGAGATCGCTTCAAAAACCAGCTTAAAAGTTGATTTTGGCGGCGGATTAAAAACCGATAAGGATTTGCAAATCGCTTTTGAATGTGGAGCACATCAAATTACCGGCGGAAGTATCGCGGTTAAAGACCCTGATATTTTTAAATCCTGGATTCAGAAATTTGGTTCAGATAAAATAATGCTGGGAGCTGATGCGAATAATGAAAAAATTGCGGTTAGCGGTTGGCAGGAAGAATCCAATAAAGAACTGATCCCTTTTATCCAGGAATATCAGCAAGAAGGGATAAACTATGTAATTTGCACCGATATCTCTAAAGATGGGATGCTGGAAGGTCCTTCCTTTGAGCTTTACCGCAGAATTCTAGAAGAAACTTCATCAGAAGATAAAAAACTAAAACTTATAGCTTCGGGAGGAATCTCTACCTTTAGCGAGTTACCAGAACTGGCTGAGCTTGGCTGTGAAGGCACTATAATAGGGAAAGCGATTTATGAAGGTCGTATCCAAATGAAAGAATTAGAGGGATTTATTTTAGAAAATTAA
- the hisF gene encoding imidazole glycerol phosphate synthase subunit HisF, with the protein MLTKRIIPCLDIKDGRTVKGINFIDLRDAGDPVELAEIYAKSGADELVFLDISATEEKRKTLANLVRRVAEKVNIPFTVGGGISSVEDVDILLKNGADKVSINSSAVKNPGLINELAAKFGSQCITVAIDAKQVNGEWLVHLVGGKVPTDINLFQWAKEVEERGAGEILFTSMNNDGTKEGFANEALAVLSSELNIPIIASGGAGNMQHFCDTFIEGKADAALAASVFHFKEIEIKDLKEELRRNGVEVRL; encoded by the coding sequence ATGCTTACAAAACGGATTATACCCTGCCTGGATATAAAAGACGGAAGAACCGTTAAAGGCATAAATTTTATAGATTTACGCGATGCAGGAGATCCTGTGGAACTGGCGGAGATCTATGCAAAATCTGGTGCAGATGAATTGGTTTTTCTTGATATTTCGGCTACTGAAGAGAAACGAAAAACCCTGGCCAATTTAGTGAGACGGGTTGCTGAAAAAGTGAACATTCCGTTTACCGTTGGCGGTGGAATATCATCAGTAGAAGATGTGGATATTTTGCTTAAAAATGGCGCCGATAAAGTTTCTATAAATTCTTCGGCGGTGAAAAATCCTGGACTAATTAACGAACTTGCGGCTAAATTCGGGAGTCAGTGTATTACAGTAGCTATTGATGCCAAACAGGTAAACGGCGAATGGCTGGTACATCTGGTTGGTGGAAAAGTGCCTACAGATATCAATTTATTTCAATGGGCTAAAGAAGTTGAAGAGCGTGGTGCCGGTGAAATTTTATTTACTTCTATGAATAATGATGGAACTAAAGAAGGCTTTGCCAATGAAGCCCTGGCAGTTTTATCTTCAGAATTAAATATTCCAATAATCGCCTCAGGTGGTGCCGGAAATATGCAGCATTTTTGTGATACTTTTATTGAAGGAAAAGCAGATGCCGCACTTGCAGCCAGTGTTTTTCACTTTAAAGAAATAGAGATTAAAGATTTAAAAGAGGAGCTTCGAAGGAATGGAGTAGAAGTTAGACTTTAA
- the hisIE gene encoding bifunctional phosphoribosyl-AMP cyclohydrolase/phosphoribosyl-ATP diphosphatase HisIE, with translation MYKKINMNIDFNKNNDGLVPAIIQDASTKNVLMLGYMNEEAFLKTNETKKVTFFSRTKNRLWTKGEKSGNYLHLVNIKNDCDNDTLLISVKPEGPTCHKGTDTCWAEDNELNFGFLSQLEGIIAKRKRMSEVEPELREDKNSYVVSLFDAGMNKIAQKVGEEAVETVIEAKDDNEELFLNESADLLFHYLILLKAKGYSLKDIVEVLEKRH, from the coding sequence ATGTATAAAAAAATAAATATGAATATCGATTTTAATAAAAATAACGACGGACTTGTTCCTGCGATAATTCAGGATGCATCAACTAAGAACGTACTTATGTTGGGGTATATGAACGAGGAAGCATTTTTGAAAACCAATGAAACCAAGAAAGTCACTTTTTTCAGCAGGACCAAAAACCGTTTGTGGACCAAAGGCGAAAAAAGCGGCAATTACCTTCATTTAGTCAACATTAAAAATGATTGCGATAATGATACCTTGCTAATTTCGGTTAAACCTGAAGGTCCAACCTGCCACAAAGGAACTGATACCTGCTGGGCAGAGGATAACGAACTTAATTTCGGCTTTCTATCTCAATTGGAAGGCATCATCGCCAAACGAAAAAGGATGAGCGAGGTAGAGCCTGAGTTACGAGAAGATAAAAACTCCTATGTGGTTTCGCTTTTTGATGCCGGAATGAATAAGATTGCTCAAAAAGTAGGTGAGGAGGCTGTTGAAACAGTAATTGAAGCCAAAGATGATAATGAAGAGTTGTTTTTAAACGAAAGCGCCGATTTACTTTTTCATTACTTGATTCTGCTAAAAGCTAAAGGTTATTCCCTAAAAGATATCGTCGAAGTTCTGGAAAAGAGACATTAA
- a CDS encoding VOC family protein has translation MKKSLILIPLFFIFTTLSTKAQELNSKITIDHIAVYVVDLDKSTNFYENIIGLEKIPEPFKDGKHTWFTLGSVQLHLIKGASKITEPNKNSHLSLSVPSVPNFIKILEKNKIPYENWLGEKQAVTNRVDGVEQIYITDPDGNWLEINDSKR, from the coding sequence ATGAAAAAATCATTGATTTTAATTCCCTTATTCTTCATATTTACTACGCTTTCTACAAAAGCTCAGGAACTTAATTCTAAAATCACTATTGATCATATCGCGGTCTATGTAGTTGATCTTGATAAAAGCACCAATTTCTATGAAAACATCATTGGGTTGGAAAAGATACCCGAGCCTTTTAAGGATGGTAAACATACCTGGTTTACTTTAGGATCTGTACAACTGCATTTAATTAAAGGTGCGTCTAAAATTACTGAACCTAACAAAAACAGCCATCTTTCCTTGTCTGTCCCATCTGTTCCTAATTTTATAAAGATTTTGGAAAAAAATAAAATACCTTATGAAAACTGGCTGGGAGAAAAACAAGCGGTTACTAATCGCGTTGACGGAGTAGAACAAATTTATATCACCGACCCTGACGGAAACTGGTTGGAAATAAATGATTCCAAGAGATAA